A stretch of Phragmites australis chromosome 12, lpPhrAust1.1, whole genome shotgun sequence DNA encodes these proteins:
- the LOC133887426 gene encoding small ribosomal subunit protein uS14-like — protein sequence MGHSNVWNSHPKNYGPGSRVCRVCANPHGLIRKYGLMCCRQCFRSNAKDIGFIKYR from the exons ATGGGCCACTCCAACGTGTGGAACTCGCACCCCAAGAACTACGGGCCCGGCTCTCGCGTCTG CCGGGTCTGTGCAAATCCCCATGGACTGATCAGGAAGTATGGGCTCATGTGCTGCAGGCAGTGCTTCCGCAGCAATGCCAAGGACATTGGCTTCATCAAG TACCGCTGA